One genomic region from Methanobrevibacter oralis encodes:
- a CDS encoding glycosyltransferase family 2 protein yields NGLKVAKGEYVTLMDSDDIVVLDAYEKMYKKAKETNSDIVSGKPYVYSNNVLLNLVGSRHDLWDEERVINVKKDLEIYYDVFYWNKIYRRTFLEENKIYMIPGKIYADAPLIFEAYLKANKITLIPDFVYYWRSRQANSSVTRNTRDLDNLKDRFDNYYVLKDYFDDGELFNKVIKIYLERFFFPIKGIFTNSLYKKTYLKGLYDILDDIENVYDNEYISIVYNLCAYFVLNKQIDTLEEFLLNYSTVKNIFIEKDKIYWDLKYFRNSKYNIPDKLFEIKNIHHYFININDMEVDSDYIYLNNISIPHNLKIDEAKIIFEGMTRKYGSKDKNNYQFDLEIIGINKFNAKVPIKKIDNINSYDVFLEFNYNGKKEDFRVNKKNFTKEIDESDINKNMNTLVLFTKCNNLSFLNVDIKEIFEINYMEDGLKIIPKKVGDANYKISINHKWVSERVYFIKSVDNEIESNIEFELKWKLSLDENILYSLDLELYNQSFELKSDYSFGQKIF; encoded by the coding sequence ATAATGGTCTTAAAGTGGCTAAAGGGGAGTATGTTACTTTAATGGATTCTGATGATATAGTTGTACTTGATGCTTATGAAAAAATGTATAAAAAAGCAAAAGAAACTAATTCAGATATTGTCAGTGGAAAACCATATGTATATTCAAATAATGTTTTATTGAATCTTGTTGGTTCAAGACATGATCTTTGGGATGAAGAGCGTGTAATAAATGTTAAAAAAGATTTAGAAATTTATTATGATGTTTTTTATTGGAATAAGATTTATAGAAGAACTTTTCTTGAGGAAAATAAGATTTATATGATTCCTGGAAAAATATATGCTGATGCACCTTTAATATTTGAAGCTTATCTTAAAGCAAATAAAATAACTTTAATTCCCGATTTTGTTTATTATTGGAGATCTAGACAAGCCAATTCTTCAGTTACAAGAAATACTCGAGATTTAGATAATTTAAAAGATAGATTTGATAATTATTATGTATTAAAAGATTACTTTGATGATGGTGAACTATTTAATAAAGTGATTAAAATATATCTTGAAAGATTTTTTTTCCCAATAAAAGGAATTTTTACAAATTCGTTATATAAAAAAACATATTTAAAAGGGTTATATGATATATTAGATGATATTGAGAATGTTTATGATAATGAATATATTAGCATTGTTTATAATTTATGTGCCTATTTTGTTTTAAATAAACAAATTGATACTTTAGAAGAATTTTTATTAAATTATTCTACTGTAAAAAACATATTTATTGAAAAAGATAAAATTTATTGGGATTTAAAATATTTTAGAAATTCAAAATACAATATTCCAGATAAATTATTTGAAATTAAAAATATTCATCATTATTTTATTAATATAAATGATATGGAAGTTGATTCAGATTATATTTATTTAAATAATATTTCTATACCTCATAATTTAAAAATTGATGAGGCTAAAATCATATTTGAAGGTATGACTAGAAAATATGGTTCAAAAGACAAAAATAATTATCAATTTGATTTAGAGATTATTGGGATTAATAAATTTAATGCTAAAGTACCTATTAAAAAAATTGATAATATTAATAGTTATGATGTATTTTTAGAATTTAACTATAATGGAAAAAAGGAAGATTTTCGAGTGAATAAGAAAAATTTCACAAAAGAAATTGATGAAAGTGATATTAATAAAAATATGAATACATTAGTATTGTTTACAAAATGTAATAATTTATCATTTTTAAATGTTGATATTAAAGAAATTTTCGAGATAAATTATATGGAGGATGGATTAAAAATAATTCCTAAAAAAGTGGGGGATGCTAACTATAAAATATCTATTAATCATAAATGGGTGAGTGAAAGGGTGTATTTTATTAAATCTGTTGATAATGAAATTGAATCAAATATTGAATTTG